A window of the Bradyrhizobium ottawaense genome harbors these coding sequences:
- a CDS encoding glycosyltransferase 61 family protein yields the protein MRLSRYSFLPISARLKAIFGASISVQDRAIEKVQLAAADESPTLPAVALPNEFSRVLDVEPNSTFDRENGYISSTRLAHGPTIAYKLADAILADHTLYCAGSYSVYRKAKKRPILAEPYEQVDEGQLCSYAPSNIYFGHWLRDALAMELLAETRGLPPLSFRRKPWLHEPGYREMVSLPGSPVTFAHVRRLWIVDDLGLNASWVARFQELRRRVQRSTGLDGPSHVFLARGTTGTSRELVNTSTLMEYLVARGFSIVEPEKLSPREIVKALASAKIVVSVEGSALNHAHYAVPEKSGVLVIQPPERFNAFHKVLLDFNNIRFGYVVGERALGGFTLAPERLLRTLDLLETIVG from the coding sequence ATGAGACTCTCCCGATACAGTTTTTTGCCGATCAGTGCACGACTAAAGGCAATTTTTGGAGCATCGATCTCAGTTCAAGACAGAGCAATCGAGAAGGTTCAGCTTGCCGCTGCAGACGAAAGTCCCACTCTGCCGGCTGTCGCTCTACCCAATGAATTCAGCCGCGTGCTGGATGTCGAACCAAATTCAACCTTCGATCGCGAGAACGGCTATATCAGCTCTACCCGCCTAGCCCACGGCCCGACAATAGCTTACAAACTTGCCGACGCGATTTTGGCCGATCACACACTTTATTGTGCTGGCAGTTATTCGGTTTACCGTAAGGCCAAGAAGCGTCCGATATTAGCGGAGCCATATGAACAGGTGGACGAAGGGCAACTATGCTCCTATGCCCCTTCAAATATATATTTTGGTCATTGGCTGCGCGACGCACTGGCAATGGAATTGCTTGCTGAAACTCGAGGCCTGCCACCACTAAGTTTTCGACGCAAGCCGTGGCTCCACGAACCGGGCTACCGTGAGATGGTGAGCCTTCCCGGTTCACCAGTGACTTTTGCGCATGTACGACGCCTCTGGATAGTCGACGATCTAGGGCTCAATGCAAGCTGGGTCGCTCGTTTTCAAGAGCTCCGACGACGCGTTCAACGTTCGACAGGGCTTGACGGTCCAAGTCACGTGTTTTTAGCTCGAGGGACCACGGGCACCTCACGAGAACTTGTGAATACGTCAACATTGATGGAATATTTGGTCGCTCGCGGATTTTCTATCGTTGAACCCGAGAAACTCTCACCGCGGGAGATTGTTAAGGCATTAGCGAGCGCTAAGATCGTTGTGTCTGTCGAAGGATCGGCGTTAAATCATGCCCACTACGCCGTTCCTGAAAAATCAGGCGTGCTCGTAATTCAACCACCCGAACGTTTTAATGCATTCCACAAGGTCCTGCTGGATTTTAACAACATTAGATTTGGATATGTTGTTGGAGAGCGCGCACTTGGTGGGTTCACCCTTGCGCCAGAGCGCTTGCTTCGTACTTTAGACCTTCTTGAAACAATCGTGGGATAG
- a CDS encoding glycosyltransferase family 4 protein, whose translation MNRELRLFTALGPGDIVGARRKQLNGTIINETSIAFSEQLLAYCRSRNIRTLAISSNGQADRLDDETITLENRPKPFQGRGGFRFHLSQLFYGVSLALSAHRFKADIALIDSGTTHYFVLSIFRLLGIRVAVNLHNVLWPCGFPPKSFTARTIQQLNGLFFRYAASGAVGVSPECERQVLAESRNAIPFYQYRCQFSRDGFVLSRPYQSGTFRIVFAGRAEENKGLLDITRIAAALRTSSPVKVVFDVCGDGPAIPELNKMIEKDRLSDVVKVHGRLERDALLAVYTASHAAIVPTRSNFTEGMPQVCAEAILSGLPVITSQLANAFDVIGPATVRAEPDDTESYVKSILSLINDPLLYANLRNACSQLSQQFLDPTQSYPAAVDRLLRSILANDDRIDRYELL comes from the coding sequence ATGAACCGAGAGTTACGACTGTTCACAGCGCTAGGGCCGGGCGACATTGTTGGCGCGCGCAGGAAGCAGCTGAACGGTACCATTATCAACGAAACGAGCATAGCATTTTCAGAGCAATTATTAGCGTACTGCCGAAGCCGAAACATCAGAACGCTTGCAATTTCGTCCAACGGGCAAGCCGACCGGCTAGATGATGAAACAATTACTCTGGAAAATAGACCCAAACCATTTCAAGGTCGAGGGGGATTTCGCTTCCACCTGTCCCAGCTTTTTTATGGCGTCTCTCTCGCTTTAAGTGCTCACCGATTCAAAGCAGATATCGCGCTCATAGATTCGGGAACGACCCACTATTTTGTTCTCAGCATATTTCGACTTCTCGGCATCCGAGTTGCTGTCAACCTGCACAATGTGCTGTGGCCTTGTGGATTTCCACCTAAGAGCTTCACCGCGCGGACCATCCAACAGCTTAATGGTCTATTCTTTCGTTACGCGGCTTCGGGGGCCGTTGGCGTTTCTCCGGAATGTGAACGACAAGTTCTCGCTGAATCACGGAATGCGATACCTTTTTATCAATACCGCTGCCAGTTCAGTCGCGATGGTTTCGTGCTATCGCGACCCTACCAATCCGGAACATTTCGGATCGTCTTTGCTGGTCGGGCTGAGGAAAATAAGGGCTTGTTGGACATCACACGGATCGCCGCCGCATTGCGGACGAGCTCACCGGTCAAAGTCGTCTTCGATGTCTGTGGGGACGGGCCGGCAATTCCCGAGCTCAATAAAATGATAGAGAAAGATCGATTGAGCGATGTGGTAAAGGTTCACGGTCGGCTCGAGCGGGACGCCCTGCTCGCGGTCTATACTGCATCCCATGCCGCTATCGTTCCTACCCGAAGCAATTTCACGGAGGGGATGCCGCAGGTGTGCGCCGAAGCTATATTATCGGGCCTCCCCGTGATCACCAGTCAACTAGCAAATGCTTTCGACGTAATCGGACCTGCTACGGTGCGCGCCGAACCAGACGACACCGAAAGTTATGTTAAATCGATCCTATCATTGATCAACGACCCGTTACTCTATGCCAATCTAAGAAACGCATGTTCCCAACTGTCACAGCAGTTTCTCGATCCGACCCAGTCATATCCGGCAGCCGTCGATCGCTTACTCCGGAGCATTCTCGCAAACGATGATCGCATCGATAGATATGAACTTTTATAG
- a CDS encoding Gfo/Idh/MocA family oxidoreductase, whose translation MTDNLVNRGPAISGPIRTAIVGTGYIAEFHARAIREVADVQLVATCDANLGRAKAFAGGWNIPLAFDSLSKMLQETRIDCVHILTPPDLHFSLAKTALEAGVHVFLEKPMCTSTAEADELVRLAAERGLYVGVSHNFLFSAAFQRLREAVHSGKLGLIDHITINHFYELGQIRFGPFDNWMLRNPGNVILETGPHLVSALLDLAGPPEALSVRADRKIALPNGAEIYRRWRVRTTAGRTAIDLNVNFAPGFPQRTIYVRGLFGSALLDFDADTCVIDQRTPLDVDFDRFKRSRAIARQMRTQALSVLARYGLGKLKLMRRGNPYQNSIQDSTAAFYATIRNGQPLDGRIAGSTGRDVIEHCVGIIEASAIDKSATICDQLRADRPALAAKPTVLVLGGAGFIGKELIRHLLAAGYCVRAMVRGSPLPLDEFRSDHFEVVRGDIGTRADLERAMPGIEFVYHLAHAQCKTWDEYLAKDVEPTRLVGEVCLAAGVKRLIYTGTIDSYYAGAKAGTITEAMPLDPEIRRRNYYARAKAVAEDILADMSRNRQLPLVILRPGIVIGRGGNPFHWGVGRFSENVCEVWGDGRNKLPFVLVTDVAAALVKSIQVPGIEGKSYNLIDEPLLSARDYLQELEQRGDLTLSVIYQPIWKFYLADLAKWAIKVLVKHPDRFRKPSYADWESRTQKAYFDCARTRTELDWNPASDRKRMFDEGIRVALEPWLEATR comes from the coding sequence ATGACCGATAATTTAGTCAATCGGGGACCAGCCATTAGCGGTCCCATCCGAACTGCCATCGTCGGAACCGGATATATCGCAGAATTTCATGCACGTGCGATCCGCGAGGTCGCCGATGTGCAACTCGTTGCGACATGCGACGCCAATCTCGGACGCGCCAAGGCCTTTGCCGGAGGCTGGAACATTCCGCTTGCGTTTGATTCGCTTTCGAAAATGCTGCAGGAGACGCGGATTGATTGCGTACACATCCTGACCCCGCCCGATCTGCATTTCTCGCTCGCCAAGACCGCCCTGGAGGCCGGCGTTCACGTCTTTTTGGAAAAGCCGATGTGCACGTCCACCGCGGAGGCGGACGAGCTGGTAAGGCTCGCGGCGGAACGCGGCCTCTATGTCGGGGTCAGCCACAATTTCTTGTTTTCGGCGGCATTTCAGCGCCTGCGCGAAGCCGTACACTCGGGAAAGCTCGGACTGATTGATCACATTACTATCAATCATTTCTATGAGTTGGGTCAGATCCGCTTTGGTCCCTTCGATAATTGGATGCTGCGCAACCCGGGAAATGTCATTCTCGAAACCGGCCCCCATCTGGTGTCCGCGCTCTTGGATCTTGCAGGCCCCCCCGAGGCGCTTTCCGTTAGGGCCGACCGCAAGATAGCCTTGCCGAACGGCGCCGAAATCTATCGGCGCTGGCGCGTGCGGACGACGGCGGGCCGTACGGCGATCGATCTCAACGTCAACTTCGCGCCGGGCTTCCCGCAACGAACCATCTATGTCCGGGGACTGTTCGGATCGGCGCTGCTGGATTTTGACGCCGACACCTGCGTGATCGACCAGCGGACGCCGCTGGATGTGGATTTCGACCGTTTCAAGCGTAGCCGCGCTATCGCGCGCCAGATGCGCACGCAGGCCCTCTCGGTCCTGGCCCGCTATGGGCTTGGCAAACTGAAGCTGATGCGGCGCGGCAATCCGTACCAGAATTCGATCCAGGACAGTACTGCCGCATTTTATGCGACCATCCGAAACGGACAGCCGCTCGATGGCCGCATTGCCGGCAGCACCGGCCGCGATGTCATCGAACATTGCGTGGGAATCATCGAGGCGTCCGCCATCGATAAGTCTGCGACCATATGTGACCAACTGCGTGCCGATCGCCCCGCCCTCGCCGCCAAACCGACGGTCCTGGTTCTCGGCGGCGCCGGCTTCATCGGCAAGGAGCTGATACGGCATCTTCTTGCTGCCGGTTACTGCGTCCGGGCCATGGTGCGCGGCTCGCCATTGCCGCTGGATGAATTCCGGTCCGACCACTTCGAGGTCGTTCGCGGCGACATCGGCACCCGGGCCGACCTCGAGCGCGCAATGCCGGGAATTGAATTCGTCTATCATCTGGCACATGCGCAATGTAAGACGTGGGATGAATATCTCGCCAAGGATGTCGAGCCAACCAGGCTGGTCGGCGAGGTTTGTCTCGCTGCAGGCGTCAAACGGCTGATCTACACCGGCACGATCGATTCCTATTATGCCGGCGCCAAGGCCGGCACTATCACCGAGGCAATGCCGCTCGATCCCGAAATTCGACGGCGCAACTACTACGCTCGCGCTAAGGCCGTGGCCGAGGACATCCTGGCCGATATGAGCCGGAACCGACAGTTGCCGCTCGTCATTCTCCGGCCTGGTATAGTGATCGGCCGCGGCGGCAATCCCTTTCACTGGGGCGTCGGGCGCTTTTCCGAAAATGTGTGCGAAGTATGGGGAGATGGGCGCAACAAGCTCCCGTTCGTGCTGGTGACGGACGTCGCCGCGGCGCTCGTCAAGTCCATCCAGGTCCCCGGCATTGAAGGCAAGAGCTACAATTTGATCGATGAACCACTACTCTCAGCACGAGACTATTTGCAGGAGCTGGAGCAGCGCGGCGACCTGACGCTTTCGGTCATCTATCAGCCGATCTGGAAGTTCTACCTCGCTGATTTGGCGAAATGGGCGATCAAGGTTCTGGTGAAGCATCCAGATCGGTTCCGCAAGCCGAGCTACGCCGACTGGGAATCACGGACGCAGAAAGCCTATTTCGACTGCGCGCGCACACGGACCGAACTCGATTGGAACCCGGCATCCGATCGTAAGCGGATGTTCGACGAGGGCATTCGCGTGGCTTTGGAGCCGTGGTTGGAGGCGACTAGATGA
- a CDS encoding glycosyltransferase → MQTSESINQRSGSKSGKFGVVVIGRNEGQRLITCLRSMSTAAMVVYVDSNSTDGSVQAAQELGADVVELDLSIPFTAARARNAGFSRLLTIGPDLSYIQFVDGDCELAAGWPNAATAFLDRQTDVAAVCGRLRERYPDQSVYNWLCDIEWDRPTGEVRAFAGNVMVRAQVLKAVGGYREDVIAAEEDELCVRLRQANWRIWRLADEMALHDAAMLHFGQWWKRARRAGYAFAQGSHLHGSLPERHFVREARRAMVWGLLLPLICFLAMIAFPRFGWIAWLVYPMQFARLSINNPGSLADRVRLAFFQILARFPEGLGLAGFWRNRLLHRRPELIEHKQITRSRNA, encoded by the coding sequence TTGCAGACGAGCGAGAGTATCAACCAGAGGTCCGGCTCAAAGTCTGGAAAGTTCGGCGTTGTGGTCATCGGACGCAACGAGGGCCAGCGGCTAATCACCTGCCTGCGCTCGATGTCAACGGCAGCGATGGTGGTTTACGTCGATTCGAACTCAACGGATGGATCAGTGCAGGCGGCGCAAGAACTGGGCGCCGACGTCGTCGAGCTCGATCTTAGCATTCCCTTCACCGCCGCACGCGCGCGCAATGCTGGCTTTTCCCGCCTTCTGACGATCGGTCCCGATCTCAGTTACATTCAGTTTGTGGACGGCGACTGCGAACTCGCGGCCGGATGGCCAAACGCTGCCACCGCATTCCTCGATCGTCAGACAGACGTCGCGGCCGTGTGCGGTAGGCTCAGGGAGCGATACCCCGATCAATCGGTTTACAACTGGCTTTGCGACATTGAGTGGGATCGCCCGACCGGTGAAGTGCGTGCCTTTGCCGGCAACGTGATGGTGCGCGCTCAGGTGCTGAAGGCCGTAGGCGGTTACCGAGAAGATGTCATCGCAGCTGAAGAAGACGAGTTATGCGTGCGTCTTCGACAGGCGAACTGGCGGATTTGGCGGCTAGCGGACGAAATGGCCCTGCACGATGCCGCGATGCTGCACTTCGGACAATGGTGGAAAAGAGCGCGCCGCGCCGGATACGCTTTTGCGCAAGGCAGCCATCTCCATGGATCACTGCCCGAGCGTCACTTCGTTCGAGAGGCGCGGCGAGCCATGGTATGGGGACTGTTGCTGCCCCTCATCTGTTTCCTTGCGATGATTGCGTTTCCGCGCTTCGGATGGATTGCTTGGCTGGTCTATCCGATGCAATTTGCGAGACTTAGCATCAATAACCCGGGGTCTCTCGCGGACCGCGTGCGACTGGCCTTCTTCCAGATTCTTGCACGTTTTCCGGAAGGACTTGGCCTTGCGGGGTTCTGGCGTAATCGGCTGTTGCATCGCCGCCCCGAGCTCATCGAACACAAGCAGATTACAAGAAGCAGGAATGCATGA